From a region of the Flavobacterium branchiarum genome:
- a CDS encoding PorP/SprF family type IX secretion system membrane protein has protein sequence MKKIIISFLLMAVTTGYSQELNLPVFTQYLADNPFVVSSTFAGIGDNLRIRANGLTQWVGIKDAPDNQSLYADFRILDRSGVGISLYNDKNGYTRQTGAKISFAHHLILDYYSKQYLSFGISYNINNFKININEFTPTYENPLPDPSITDNRFVSNNNFDVGVLYRNKGFYLSLNASNILNKEIDRFDGIEPNLLRNYQIYSGYVFRGAENNRIEFEPSVYYQIFAGDSRSSTDFNFKFRQYNRYEDYYWLGVSYRFLNDQFFQPLMVGPMAGFKKSDFYFGYSYQASLNRIGSYNSGTHVVTIGFDFLQAISNCPCTQNPVRD, from the coding sequence ATGAAAAAAATTATCATATCATTTCTACTTATGGCTGTAACAACAGGTTACAGCCAGGAGTTAAACTTGCCAGTTTTTACGCAGTATCTAGCCGATAACCCATTTGTAGTATCTTCAACATTTGCAGGTATTGGTGACAATTTAAGAATCCGTGCCAATGGTTTAACACAATGGGTAGGTATCAAGGATGCACCAGACAATCAATCGCTTTATGCCGATTTTAGAATTTTAGATCGTTCGGGAGTGGGAATCTCTCTTTACAACGATAAGAATGGTTACACAAGACAAACAGGAGCCAAAATATCATTTGCGCACCACTTGATTCTTGATTATTATTCGAAGCAATACCTATCATTCGGTATTTCGTATAACATCAATAATTTTAAGATTAACATAAACGAGTTTACTCCAACCTACGAGAATCCATTACCGGATCCAAGTATTACCGATAATCGTTTCGTTTCTAATAACAACTTTGATGTAGGGGTTTTATACCGTAATAAAGGGTTTTATTTAAGTCTTAATGCAAGTAACATCCTAAACAAAGAAATTGATAGATTTGACGGTATAGAGCCTAATTTGCTTCGTAATTATCAAATCTATTCAGGTTATGTTTTTAGAGGTGCAGAGAATAACCGAATCGAGTTTGAACCCTCTGTTTACTACCAAATATTTGCAGGAGATAGTCGTTCAAGTACCGATTTCAACTTTAAGTTCAGACAATACAACCGTTACGAAGATTATTATTGGTTAGGAGTTTCTTATCGATTCTTGAATGACCAGTTTTTTCAGCCATTAATGGTTGGTCCAATGGCAGGATTCAAGAAGTCTGATTTTTACTTCGGTTATTCATACCAAGCTTCGCTTAACCGTATTGGATCCTATAATTCGGGAACACATGTTGTAACCATAGGATTCGATTTCCTTCAAGCAATTAGTAATTGTCCATGTACCCAAAATCCGGTTCGTGATTAA